In one window of Fodinibius salicampi DNA:
- the gmd gene encoding GDP-mannose 4,6-dehydratase, with protein MSARQKTALITGVTGQDGSYLAELLLDKGYEVHGIKRRASLIKTDRVDHLYHDPHFKGLPFYLHYGDMTDSTNLIRIIQETQPNEIYNLAAQSHVQVSFESPEYTADVDAMGVLRLLEAIRILGMEKRTKFYQASTSELYGKVQEMPQNEDTPFYPRSPYAAAKLYAYWITKNYREAYDMYAVNGILFNHESPRRGETFVTRKITRAAVRIATGQQEKLFLGNLEAKRDWGHAKDYVRGMWLMLQQEEPEDMVLATGETTKVRDFCEMAFNHLGIELRWEGKGANEKGIVDSIDEEQFKAVTGQQFNNSTIQQDEVLIEVDSQYFRPTEVEVLLGDASKAREKLGWEVNYSIDELVKDMVEGDFAKIND; from the coding sequence GTGAGCGCAAGACAAAAGACAGCCCTCATCACCGGTGTTACCGGTCAGGACGGCTCCTATTTAGCAGAACTGCTCCTGGACAAAGGATACGAAGTACACGGCATCAAGCGACGCGCCAGCCTGATTAAAACTGACCGGGTAGACCATCTCTATCACGATCCGCACTTCAAGGGCTTGCCCTTTTACCTGCACTACGGAGACATGACCGACTCCACCAACCTGATCCGCATCATTCAGGAAACCCAGCCCAATGAAATTTATAACCTGGCAGCCCAAAGCCACGTGCAGGTATCCTTTGAATCGCCGGAATATACCGCAGATGTAGATGCAATGGGCGTACTGCGGCTGCTGGAAGCCATTCGTATTTTAGGCATGGAAAAGAGAACGAAATTTTACCAGGCTTCCACCTCCGAGCTGTATGGCAAGGTGCAGGAGATGCCCCAAAACGAGGATACCCCCTTTTATCCCCGCTCCCCTTATGCCGCCGCGAAGCTCTATGCGTACTGGATCACCAAAAATTACCGTGAAGCGTATGATATGTACGCTGTGAACGGAATCCTGTTTAATCATGAATCACCGCGGCGTGGTGAAACCTTTGTGACCCGGAAGATTACGCGGGCGGCCGTACGCATTGCCACCGGACAGCAAGAAAAGCTGTTTTTGGGGAATTTAGAAGCGAAGCGCGACTGGGGACATGCCAAAGATTATGTGCGCGGCATGTGGCTGATGCTGCAGCAGGAAGAGCCGGAGGATATGGTACTGGCCACCGGTGAAACCACCAAGGTGCGAGATTTCTGCGAAATGGCCTTCAATCACCTCGGCATCGAACTGCGATGGGAAGGCAAAGGTGCCAACGAAAAAGGAATTGTTGACTCGATCGATGAAGAACAATTTAAAGCTGTAACTGGTCAACAATTCAACAATTCAACAATTCAACAGGACGAAGTCCTCATCGAAGTCGATTCCCAGTATTTCCGCCCCACAGAAGTAGAGGTCTTGCTGGGAGATGCCTCGAAGGCCCGGGAAAAATTGGGTTGGGAAGTTAACTATTCTATTGATGAACTGGTGAAGGATATGGTTGAAGGAGATTTTGCAAAGATAAACGATTAA
- a CDS encoding Wzz/FepE/Etk N-terminal domain-containing protein, with protein sequence MDLIELFQTFWSKRMLIAKITGGFLVLGLLIALFSPVEYSTSATLMPESESAQGRAGGLLQQYGGMLGISGGGNMMNESIPPSLYPDILESIPYQVELMNKPVTFSEYDTTVTPHVFFSEIYEPFSLIGFIKGYTIGLPGKIIGLFSSSDEDQEEEVITEVDRDSVLHISKRQLSTANKLKSRLTVNSEGNTITINSEFPDPQAAAEIAQNGIVLLKEYVREYRTQKAKEDLKYIEEQLASARERFEKIQQKRAEFRDSNVNLATAKAQTREQELQSQYNLAFEIYNSLSQRREQARLQVQEQTPVFSILQPVSVPHSNSAPNRMLILVVSGMLGGIIALGWVLVQSWWESEKSRFSS encoded by the coding sequence ATTGATCTTATAGAGCTCTTCCAGACATTCTGGAGCAAGCGCATGCTTATTGCCAAAATTACCGGGGGCTTCCTGGTACTAGGGCTGCTTATCGCTCTTTTTAGTCCGGTGGAATACTCCACCAGTGCTACCCTGATGCCGGAAAGTGAATCTGCGCAGGGACGAGCGGGCGGACTTTTGCAACAGTACGGTGGGATGCTGGGAATTAGCGGGGGGGGGAATATGATGAATGAGAGTATACCCCCTTCTCTTTACCCCGATATTTTGGAGAGTATCCCCTACCAGGTAGAGCTGATGAATAAACCGGTCACTTTTTCGGAATATGATACTACGGTAACGCCCCACGTATTTTTTAGTGAAATTTACGAACCTTTTTCTTTAATAGGATTTATCAAAGGCTATACGATTGGTTTGCCGGGTAAAATAATAGGGTTGTTTAGCTCTTCCGATGAGGACCAAGAGGAAGAAGTAATCACCGAAGTGGATCGTGACTCGGTGTTACATATCAGTAAGCGTCAGCTGAGTACGGCGAATAAATTGAAAAGCAGATTGACGGTTAATAGTGAGGGTAATACGATTACGATAAACTCTGAATTTCCTGATCCCCAGGCTGCAGCTGAAATAGCTCAAAATGGTATCGTATTATTAAAAGAATATGTGCGGGAATACCGTACGCAGAAGGCCAAGGAAGATCTGAAATATATAGAAGAACAGTTGGCAAGTGCCCGGGAACGGTTTGAAAAAATCCAGCAAAAACGAGCGGAATTTCGGGACAGTAATGTAAACCTGGCAACGGCCAAGGCCCAAACCCGGGAACAGGAACTACAGTCGCAGTACAACCTCGCTTTTGAAATTTATAACTCCCTGAGCCAGCGTCGGGAGCAGGCCCGCCTGCAGGTACAGGAGCAGACGCCGGTCTTTTCTATACTGCAGCCGGTGAGTGTGCCCCATAGCAACAGTGCCCCCAACAGAATGTTAATTTTGGTTGTTTCCGGAATGCTGGGAGGCATCATCGCTTTGGGATGGGTACTGGTGCAGAGCTGGTGGGAGAGTGAGAAGAGTAGGTTTAGTAGTTGA
- a CDS encoding acetyltransferase, with protein MSNSKNILLGYSGHAYVVAEAAFKAGIAIHYYADKKEAQNDPFNLDYLGYEGSGDFKGWNEGFGFILGIGNNDIRTKLGKLVTNKDEDLLTVIHPSAAISKSADVGKGTFVSSQASVNALSNIGRFVILNTNCVIEHECHIADGAHVAPGAVLAGNVKVGKNSFIGANAVVKEGVTIGENVIVGAGATIINDIPHNKKVVGNPGREI; from the coding sequence ATGTCAAATAGCAAGAATATATTATTAGGATATTCTGGACATGCTTATGTAGTTGCTGAGGCCGCTTTTAAAGCAGGTATAGCAATTCATTATTATGCCGATAAGAAAGAGGCTCAAAATGACCCGTTTAATTTGGATTATTTGGGATATGAAGGGAGTGGTGATTTTAAAGGGTGGAATGAAGGGTTTGGTTTTATTTTGGGAATAGGAAATAATGATATACGAACCAAGCTTGGTAAATTAGTTACGAATAAAGATGAAGATCTATTGACTGTTATACACCCATCAGCTGCAATCTCTAAAAGTGCTGATGTCGGGAAGGGTACTTTTGTTTCTTCCCAGGCAAGCGTTAATGCCTTGAGTAACATAGGAAGATTTGTAATACTGAATACGAATTGTGTGATTGAACATGAGTGTCATATTGCTGATGGGGCACATGTTGCACCGGGGGCTGTATTAGCAGGAAATGTAAAAGTCGGGAAAAACTCGTTTATCGGTGCTAATGCAGTTGTAAAAGAAGGAGTTACCATAGGTGAAAATGTAATCGTAGGAGCGGGCGCAACCATTATTAATGATATACCTCATAATAAAAAAGTGGTAGGTAATCCGGGTCGAGAAATATGA
- a CDS encoding ABC transporter ATP-binding protein, which translates to MKETFKKLFEILPNNDKWKFGALFLLMLIGTVLELVGIGMIPVFISAVADPGLILDHEVLGEIASYLGIVTGKQLLLYGGIALVITFLIKGLYIVWLNYTKSKFIFNRFALISSKLFESYLSAPYTFHLNRNTAELIRNVTNETRFISNNVMMPLMNILMQATTTAGIFIFLVWVEPLVTLVSFLVIGAGGGLLLKFLRTKLRGYGQIASEERSRMIQGVNEGLGGFKDVTVMNRESLFFNRFKGYVNNLTKAEIFKTVAQQSTKPVIEFVSVAGMLLIAFTMIWEGRAMSTIIPILTLFGAATIRLMPAVNQIVNQITVLRYYIYALKPVHGDIKSLEDNYNATKKDNKITEKLAFNATIELDDIWYKYPNSDETVLKGIDLSIKNKSAVGFVGPSGAGKSTIVDVILGLLKPEKGKVLVDGTNISDNIRSWQNNIGYIPQFIYLSDDSIRNNIAFGIPEAEISDEKVNSAVEAAQLDELIDDLSQGLDTVVGEQGTKLSGGQRQRIGIARALYDNPEVLIMDEATSSLDNLTERNVISAIEELKGDRTIIMIAHRLTTVKNCDTLYMLKEGKVVEQGTYEDLLNKSDEFRKMSLT; encoded by the coding sequence ATGAAGGAAACTTTCAAAAAGCTTTTTGAAATACTTCCAAATAATGACAAATGGAAGTTCGGAGCTTTATTTTTACTTATGCTTATTGGTACCGTGTTAGAACTAGTGGGAATTGGGATGATACCTGTTTTCATTAGCGCAGTAGCAGATCCGGGATTAATTTTGGATCATGAGGTACTCGGTGAAATAGCTTCTTATTTAGGTATAGTTACAGGCAAACAGTTATTGTTATATGGAGGAATTGCTTTAGTTATAACTTTTTTAATTAAAGGCTTATACATTGTTTGGCTCAATTATACAAAGTCAAAATTTATCTTTAATAGGTTTGCTTTAATATCTTCCAAGTTGTTTGAATCTTATCTAAGTGCGCCTTATACCTTTCACTTGAATAGGAATACGGCAGAATTAATACGAAATGTTACGAATGAGACGAGATTTATTTCTAATAATGTAATGATGCCGTTGATGAATATATTGATGCAGGCTACTACTACAGCTGGTATATTCATTTTTTTAGTGTGGGTAGAACCTTTGGTTACTTTGGTATCGTTTTTAGTTATTGGCGCGGGAGGTGGCCTGTTACTTAAATTCTTGCGAACAAAATTGAGGGGGTATGGGCAAATTGCATCTGAAGAAAGATCCCGAATGATTCAGGGGGTTAATGAGGGCTTGGGAGGGTTTAAGGATGTAACAGTAATGAACCGGGAAAGTTTATTCTTTAATAGGTTTAAAGGATATGTAAATAATCTGACAAAGGCTGAGATTTTTAAAACAGTAGCTCAACAGTCCACAAAGCCTGTTATTGAGTTTGTTTCAGTTGCTGGAATGTTGCTCATCGCATTTACAATGATCTGGGAGGGGCGGGCAATGAGTACAATAATACCCATACTGACCCTTTTTGGTGCAGCAACTATACGTTTAATGCCGGCGGTAAATCAAATAGTTAATCAGATAACTGTTTTACGATATTATATCTATGCTCTTAAACCAGTCCATGGAGATATAAAATCACTGGAAGACAATTACAATGCCACCAAAAAAGATAATAAGATCACGGAGAAGTTAGCATTTAATGCTACTATTGAGTTAGATGATATCTGGTATAAATATCCTAATTCTGATGAAACCGTTCTAAAAGGAATTGATCTTAGCATCAAAAATAAAAGTGCTGTAGGATTTGTCGGACCTTCGGGAGCCGGGAAATCAACGATTGTTGATGTAATATTAGGATTGTTAAAACCGGAAAAGGGAAAGGTATTAGTAGATGGAACGAATATTTCTGATAATATCCGAAGCTGGCAAAATAATATAGGTTATATTCCCCAATTTATTTATCTCTCAGATGATAGCATTCGTAACAATATAGCTTTTGGCATTCCTGAAGCAGAAATATCTGATGAGAAAGTTAATTCTGCCGTTGAAGCGGCACAGCTGGATGAATTGATTGATGATTTGTCCCAAGGGCTTGATACAGTTGTTGGAGAACAGGGAACCAAACTTTCTGGCGGACAAAGACAAAGAATAGGTATCGCCCGGGCTCTTTATGATAATCCTGAGGTGTTAATAATGGATGAAGCAACCTCTTCTTTGGATAACCTCACAGAACGTAATGTTATTTCAGCAATTGAGGAGTTAAAAGGTGACAGAACGATAATAATGATTGCGCACCGTTTAACTACGGTTAAGAACTGTGATACCTTATACATGCTGAAGGAAGGAAAGGTTGTTGAGCAAGGAACATATGAAGATCTGTTAAATAAGAGCGACGAATTTAGAAAAATGAGTTTAACTTAG
- a CDS encoding four helix bundle protein has protein sequence MTKQKEMNKFSFEKLDVWKKSKDLTVSIYDITSNFPKHEKFGLVS, from the coding sequence ATGACTAAACAAAAAGAGATGAATAAATTTAGCTTTGAAAAGCTCGATGTGTGGAAAAAATCCAAGGATCTTACTGTTTCCATTTATGATATAACATCTAACTTTCCAAAGCATGAAAAATTTGGTTTGGTTAGCTAA
- the neuB gene encoding N-acetylneuraminate synthase: MNSNKVIIIAEAGVNHNGDRRTAEKLIKVAAEAGADFVKFQTFNADKIVSRKAKKAEYQSNNVESGSDDQYSMLKSVELSDEDHQFIIKKCEENNIRFLSTAFDEDGIDYLDQLGLPFFKSPSGEITNYPYLRKLGQKGKPVILSTGMATMQEVKDAISVLNEFGLKKEDLTVLHCNTEYPTPMEDVNLKAMNTIAEELDVKVGYSDHTLGIEVPIAAVARGAQVIEKHFTLDRELPGPDHRASLEPKELKAMVEGIRNIEKALSGDGTKKPSKSEQKNIDIARKSIHLARNVKKGDVLTEKDIIPLRPGDGISPMEWNNVIGKMVLKPLSKNEQLTWDTLQ; the protein is encoded by the coding sequence ATGAATTCTAATAAAGTAATAATCATTGCAGAAGCTGGTGTAAATCATAATGGTGATCGCAGAACGGCGGAAAAATTGATTAAAGTAGCGGCAGAAGCGGGTGCCGATTTCGTAAAGTTTCAGACATTTAATGCAGATAAAATAGTAAGCAGAAAGGCGAAGAAAGCTGAATATCAGTCAAATAATGTTGAGAGTGGTTCTGATGATCAGTACAGCATGTTGAAATCAGTAGAGTTGAGCGACGAGGATCATCAATTTATCATAAAGAAATGTGAAGAAAACAATATCCGGTTTTTATCTACAGCCTTTGATGAAGATGGTATCGACTATCTTGATCAGTTAGGATTGCCCTTTTTCAAGAGTCCATCTGGAGAAATTACAAACTACCCTTACTTACGAAAGCTGGGACAAAAAGGGAAACCGGTTATCCTTTCCACCGGTATGGCAACCATGCAGGAAGTGAAGGATGCAATTTCGGTATTAAATGAATTTGGCTTAAAAAAAGAAGATCTTACAGTTCTTCATTGTAATACCGAATATCCTACTCCTATGGAGGATGTGAATTTAAAGGCGATGAACACGATTGCAGAAGAATTGGATGTTAAAGTGGGATATTCTGATCATACACTGGGAATAGAGGTCCCGATAGCAGCCGTTGCACGAGGGGCCCAAGTAATCGAGAAACACTTTACACTTGATAGAGAACTGCCGGGACCTGATCACCGGGCCTCATTAGAGCCTAAGGAGTTAAAAGCAATGGTTGAAGGGATTAGGAATATAGAAAAAGCACTCTCCGGAGATGGCACAAAGAAGCCCAGTAAAAGCGAACAGAAGAATATTGATATTGCGAGGAAAAGTATTCATTTGGCTAGAAATGTAAAGAAAGGAGACGTTTTGACTGAGAAAGATATCATTCCTCTAAGACCAGGAGATGGGATTTCTCCAATGGAATGGAATAATGTTATTGGTAAGATGGTATTGAAACCGCTATCAAAAAATGAACAATTAACCTGGGACACGTTGCAGTGA
- a CDS encoding NAD-dependent 4,6-dehydratase LegB, whose protein sequence is METTVKVLITGADGFIGSHLTELLLEEGYDVKAFCYYNSFNSWGWLDTLQKNKLDEIEIFTGDIRDPNGVRTAMRDVDAVFHLAALIGIPFSYHSPDSYVDTNVKGTLNVLQAARDFDLERVLVTSTSEVYGTAQFVPITEKHPKQGQSPYSASKIGADHMAESFYRSFDLPVTMVRPFNTYGPRQSARAVIPTIITQLASGKEEVELGDLYPTRDFVFVKDTAKGFLEVSKCDDLIGEEVNIATQNEISIGELAEEIIDQVNPNASIVQDEERIRPEKSEVYRLYGSKEKLKKFTGWVPEYSLKKGIEKTIGWYSKEENLQQFKTDIYNI, encoded by the coding sequence ATGGAAACAACTGTAAAAGTATTAATCACAGGCGCCGATGGTTTCATCGGTAGTCATTTAACGGAATTATTGTTAGAAGAAGGTTATGATGTTAAAGCCTTTTGTTATTATAACTCTTTTAATTCCTGGGGGTGGTTGGATACACTCCAAAAAAATAAGCTGGATGAAATAGAAATATTTACCGGAGATATCCGTGATCCCAATGGAGTTCGTACAGCTATGCGAGATGTTGATGCTGTATTTCATTTAGCAGCACTGATTGGTATTCCTTTTAGCTACCATTCACCAGATAGCTATGTAGATACCAATGTCAAAGGTACACTAAACGTCTTGCAAGCTGCACGGGATTTTGACCTTGAAAGAGTGCTCGTAACGTCTACCTCTGAAGTCTATGGTACCGCCCAGTTCGTACCTATTACGGAAAAGCACCCGAAACAGGGACAGTCTCCATATTCCGCTTCTAAGATTGGAGCAGATCATATGGCTGAATCGTTCTATAGAAGTTTTGATCTGCCGGTTACCATGGTACGGCCTTTTAATACATACGGCCCAAGACAGTCAGCAAGAGCGGTTATACCTACTATTATTACTCAGCTGGCAAGTGGAAAAGAGGAAGTTGAATTAGGAGATTTATATCCTACAAGAGATTTTGTTTTTGTTAAGGATACTGCAAAGGGATTCTTGGAAGTATCAAAATGTGACGATCTCATAGGTGAGGAAGTAAATATCGCCACTCAAAATGAAATCAGTATTGGTGAGCTAGCCGAAGAAATAATTGATCAGGTTAATCCGAATGCCAGCATTGTACAGGATGAAGAGCGTATTCGCCCTGAAAAAAGTGAGGTCTATCGTTTGTACGGTTCCAAAGAAAAATTAAAGAAATTTACGGGTTGGGTACCTGAATACTCTCTGAAAAAAGGGATTGAAAAAACAATAGGTTGGTATAGTAAAGAAGAGAATTTACAACAGTTCAAGACGGATATTTATAACATTTGA
- a CDS encoding GDP-L-fucose synthase family protein, with product MSSGKGQATLTLNKDAKIYIAGHRGMVGSAVKRKLEAEGFNNLVCRNSSELDLRNQQAVQSFFEKEQPDVVIDAAARVGGIMANNEYPWQFLYENLEIQNNIIAAAHQQEVDKLIFLGSSCIYPKHADQPMNEEALLTGSLEPTNQWYAIAKIAGVKMVDALRRQYDRNYVSLMPTNLYGPNDNFDLETSHVLPAMIRKFHEARINGHTPVPLWGTGSPMREFLHVDDVADAVFFALNHEMEHDLYNVGTGKDITIKDLALLIQDITGHEGDINWDTSKPDGTPRKLMDVSRMREAGWTYNIELEEGIRATYEWFKDHYDEIKEVKVKD from the coding sequence TTGAGTAGCGGGAAAGGACAAGCGACATTAACATTAAACAAGGATGCAAAAATTTATATCGCCGGTCATCGTGGTATGGTGGGGTCTGCCGTAAAGCGCAAGCTCGAAGCCGAAGGTTTTAATAACCTGGTTTGCAGAAACAGTTCGGAACTCGACCTGCGTAATCAACAGGCGGTACAATCATTTTTTGAAAAGGAGCAGCCTGATGTAGTCATAGATGCCGCGGCACGGGTAGGCGGTATCATGGCCAATAATGAATATCCCTGGCAATTTTTGTATGAAAACCTAGAGATACAGAACAATATTATTGCTGCTGCTCACCAGCAGGAAGTGGATAAGCTGATATTCCTGGGCAGCTCCTGTATTTATCCCAAGCATGCCGATCAGCCGATGAATGAAGAAGCCCTGCTCACCGGATCCCTGGAGCCGACCAACCAATGGTATGCCATTGCCAAGATTGCAGGAGTAAAGATGGTAGATGCTTTGAGGCGACAGTACGACCGGAATTATGTATCGCTTATGCCGACAAATTTGTACGGCCCCAATGACAATTTTGATCTGGAAACCTCCCACGTGCTCCCGGCTATGATCCGAAAGTTTCATGAAGCCAGGATTAACGGACATACTCCTGTGCCTCTGTGGGGGACCGGCTCACCCATGCGCGAGTTCCTGCATGTGGATGATGTGGCCGATGCGGTCTTTTTTGCCCTGAATCACGAAATGGAGCATGACCTTTATAATGTAGGAACGGGCAAGGATATCACTATTAAAGACCTGGCCCTGCTTATACAGGATATTACCGGACATGAGGGCGACATTAACTGGGATACGTCAAAACCAGATGGCACGCCCCGCAAGCTGATGGATGTCAGTCGTATGAGGGAAGCCGGGTGGACCTATAATATTGAGCTGGAAGAGGGAATCAGGGCGACCTACGAATGGTTTAAAGATCATTATGATGAGATAAAGGAAGTGAAGGTCAAGGACTGA
- a CDS encoding four helix bundle protein: MNVWQKANELSYKVFELTKLLPRSEDYGLTSQIRRSANSIAANIAEGFGRNTRKDKRNFYIVARGSAFETQSHLLYGQKVKYFDEQIVDKLIEAYDDLFHQLNKIMKSLG; encoded by the coding sequence ATGAACGTTTGGCAGAAAGCCAATGAATTGTCCTATAAGGTATTTGAGTTGACTAAGCTACTCCCTCGATCTGAAGACTACGGATTGACCTCCCAGATAAGACGATCAGCAAATAGTATTGCGGCAAATATTGCTGAAGGTTTTGGTCGCAATACTCGGAAAGACAAAAGAAATTTTTATATTGTCGCTCGCGGTTCTGCCTTTGAAACACAGAGCCACTTGCTGTATGGACAGAAAGTAAAATATTTTGATGAACAAATAGTTGATAAGCTTATTGAAGCGTATGACGACTTGTTCCATCAACTGAATAAGATTATGAAAAGTTTAGGTTGA
- a CDS encoding LegC family aminotransferase, whose protein sequence is MSDLIDNTVSFIREYFETKDVIPLHVPRFIGNEKEYVANTIDSTFVSSVGAYVDQFEEMIAQKSQTTSGVAIVNGTSALQVALRLAGVKDGDEVLTQALTFVATANAIRYNRANPVFLDVDRDTMGLSPEAVKQFLEQYAEVREGGCYNTKTGNRIAACVPMHTFGFPVHLDELQAVCKEWNIPIVEDAAESLGSLYKGKPTGSFGQFGIFSFNGNKIVTAGGGGAIVTDEVEAGQHAKHLTTTAKKPHDYEYYHDELGYNYRMPNLNAALICAQLEQLDRFIENKRTLAGKYSDFFEKEGVTFRTENTDTKVNYWLMCVELEDRKQRDLFLEETNDKGIMTRPIWQLMYRLPMYENCFRDDQTNAEYLEDRIVNIPSSVYVK, encoded by the coding sequence ATGTCAGATTTAATAGATAATACCGTCAGTTTTATCAGAGAATATTTTGAAACGAAGGATGTTATTCCTCTCCACGTGCCAAGATTTATAGGAAATGAAAAAGAATATGTAGCTAATACCATTGATTCAACTTTTGTTTCTTCTGTAGGTGCTTATGTGGATCAATTTGAAGAAATGATTGCTCAAAAAAGCCAAACGACAAGTGGAGTAGCTATTGTAAATGGCACTTCTGCACTACAAGTAGCATTGCGTTTAGCAGGTGTGAAAGATGGGGATGAGGTACTAACCCAGGCCTTGACTTTTGTAGCAACGGCGAATGCCATTCGATATAACAGAGCTAATCCGGTTTTTTTGGATGTGGATCGCGATACTATGGGACTATCACCTGAAGCTGTAAAACAGTTTTTGGAACAGTATGCTGAAGTCCGGGAAGGCGGGTGTTATAATACTAAAACAGGGAATAGAATAGCTGCCTGTGTGCCTATGCATACGTTTGGATTTCCTGTTCATTTGGATGAATTACAGGCTGTTTGTAAGGAATGGAATATACCAATCGTAGAAGATGCTGCTGAATCGTTGGGGTCTTTATATAAAGGAAAGCCTACCGGTAGTTTTGGCCAATTTGGAATATTTTCATTCAACGGCAATAAAATAGTTACCGCTGGTGGCGGTGGAGCTATTGTTACGGATGAGGTAGAAGCCGGACAACATGCAAAGCATTTAACAACTACGGCAAAGAAGCCCCATGACTACGAGTACTATCATGATGAATTAGGATACAATTATCGTATGCCTAATTTAAATGCGGCATTGATTTGTGCACAGTTGGAGCAACTTGATAGATTTATTGAGAATAAGCGTACTTTAGCTGGGAAGTATTCAGATTTTTTTGAGAAAGAAGGGGTTACATTTCGGACAGAAAACACGGATACCAAAGTTAATTATTGGTTAATGTGTGTAGAGCTGGAAGATCGAAAACAACGGGATCTCTTTTTAGAAGAAACAAATGATAAAGGGATCATGACCCGCCCTATATGGCAGCTTATGTATCGTTTGCCTATGTATGAGAATTGTTTCCGGGATGATCAGACGAATGCTGAATACCTGGAAGATAGGATTGTAAATATACCTAGCAGCGTTTATGTCAAATAG
- a CDS encoding GDP-mannose 4,6-dehydratase, with protein MKGNNNETSNSSRTTLVTGGAGFIGSHLVDRLLEQGDKVITIDNFDPFYDRSIKESNIAEHRKHDNYRLIEADIRDLDALLKEITEDEDIDVIVHLAAKAGVRPSVEDPVGFQDVNVMGTQNMLELAREKEVKQFVFASSSSVYGTNDNVPWAEDDHVLKPISPYASTKVSGELMGHVYSELYDMRFLALRFFTVYGPRQRPDLAIHKFLRLMSDGEQITLYGDGSSRRDYTYIDDIIDGVMAAIDYSDSKYEIINLGNNRTVQLLELVEAIEEASGIEPNRTFGPKVPGDVHQTWADVSKAKELLGYQPDYDLERGLRNFVEWYRG; from the coding sequence TTGAAAGGCAATAACAACGAAACAAGCAATTCATCAAGAACAACGCTCGTCACCGGAGGTGCGGGGTTCATCGGTAGCCATTTAGTTGACCGGCTGCTAGAACAGGGAGATAAAGTTATAACGATTGACAACTTCGATCCTTTTTACGATCGGTCCATCAAAGAGAGTAACATCGCGGAACACCGGAAGCATGACAACTACCGGCTGATAGAAGCAGATATCCGGGATCTTGATGCCCTTCTCAAAGAAATTACCGAAGATGAAGATATTGATGTAATCGTACACCTGGCGGCCAAGGCGGGCGTGCGGCCCTCAGTCGAAGACCCGGTGGGATTCCAGGACGTGAACGTGATGGGCACCCAGAATATGCTGGAGCTGGCCCGGGAAAAAGAAGTGAAACAGTTTGTGTTCGCCTCTTCCAGCAGCGTATACGGCACCAACGATAACGTACCGTGGGCGGAAGATGACCATGTGCTGAAGCCCATCAGTCCCTATGCCAGCACCAAGGTAAGCGGAGAGCTTATGGGGCATGTATACAGCGAGCTCTATGACATGCGGTTTTTGGCGCTGCGCTTTTTTACCGTATATGGACCGCGACAGCGGCCGGACCTGGCCATCCATAAGTTCCTGCGCCTGATGAGTGATGGCGAGCAGATCACCCTGTATGGGGACGGCAGCAGCCGTCGCGACTATACTTATATCGACGATATCATTGACGGGGTAATGGCGGCTATTGACTATAGTGACAGCAAGTATGAGATCATTAACCTCGGCAATAACCGGACGGTACAGCTGCTGGAGCTGGTAGAGGCCATTGAAGAAGCCTCCGGTATTGAACCCAACAGAACCTTCGGACCAAAGGTGCCGGGCGATGTACACCAGACCTGGGCAGATGTGAGCAAGGCCAAAGAGTTATTGGGATATCAGCCGGATTACGACCTGGAACGGGGACTTCGCAATTTTGTAGAGTGGTATAGGGGATAA